A window from Variovorax sp. PBL-E5 encodes these proteins:
- a CDS encoding tripartite tricarboxylate transporter permease, with amino-acid sequence MDLIHNLSIGFGVAFTFTNLLYCLIGCILGTLIGVLPGIGPVATIAMLLPATYALPPVSALIMLAGIYYGAQYGGSTTAILVNLPGESSSVVTCIDGYQMARQGRAGPALAAAGLGSFFAGCVGTLILAAFAPPLTELAFKFGPAEYFSLMTLGLIGAVVLASGSLLKAVAMIVLGLLLGIVGTDVNSGVARFSFDIPELTDGIGFVVIAMGVFGYGEIIGNLSQPEDEREVFTADVKGLWPTRDDFKRMTPAVLRGTALGSALGILPGGGALLAAFAAYALEKKIRMKPGEIPFGKGNIRGVASPESANNAGAQTSFIPLLTLGIPPNAVMALMVGAMTIHNIQPGPQVMTSNPELFWGLIASMWIGNAMLIVLNLPLIGMWIKLLTVPYRFLFPAIVLFCAIGVYSTNNNTFDVWMVGAFGFIGYLFLKLKAEPAPLLLGFILGPMMEENLRRALLLSRGTWSVFVTRPLSAGLLLAACLLLGIVLLPSIKAKREEAFVEE; translated from the coding sequence ATGGATCTGATTCACAACCTGAGCATCGGCTTCGGTGTCGCCTTCACCTTCACCAACCTGCTGTACTGCCTGATCGGCTGCATCCTGGGCACGCTGATCGGCGTGCTGCCGGGCATCGGCCCGGTGGCCACCATCGCGATGCTGCTGCCGGCCACCTATGCGCTGCCGCCGGTGTCGGCGCTGATCATGCTCGCGGGCATCTACTACGGCGCGCAGTACGGCGGCTCCACCACCGCCATCCTGGTCAACCTGCCCGGCGAATCCTCGTCGGTGGTGACTTGCATCGATGGCTACCAGATGGCACGACAGGGCCGCGCCGGCCCCGCGCTCGCCGCCGCCGGCCTGGGCTCCTTCTTCGCCGGTTGCGTGGGCACCTTGATCCTGGCGGCCTTCGCGCCGCCGCTGACCGAGCTGGCCTTCAAGTTCGGGCCGGCCGAGTACTTCTCGCTCATGACGCTGGGCCTGATCGGTGCCGTCGTGCTGGCCTCGGGCTCGCTGCTGAAGGCGGTCGCGATGATCGTGCTCGGTCTGCTGCTGGGCATCGTGGGCACGGACGTCAACTCCGGCGTGGCGCGCTTCAGCTTCGACATCCCGGAGCTGACCGACGGCATCGGCTTCGTGGTGATCGCGATGGGCGTGTTCGGCTACGGCGAGATCATCGGCAACCTGTCGCAGCCCGAGGACGAGCGCGAGGTGTTCACCGCCGACGTCAAGGGCCTGTGGCCCACGCGGGACGACTTCAAGCGCATGACGCCGGCCGTGCTGCGCGGCACCGCGCTCGGCTCGGCCCTCGGCATCCTGCCGGGCGGCGGCGCGCTGCTGGCAGCCTTCGCGGCCTACGCACTGGAGAAGAAGATCCGGATGAAGCCCGGCGAAATCCCCTTCGGCAAGGGCAACATCCGCGGCGTGGCCTCGCCCGAATCGGCCAACAATGCCGGCGCGCAGACCTCCTTCATCCCGCTGCTCACGCTGGGCATTCCGCCCAACGCGGTGATGGCGCTGATGGTGGGCGCGATGACCATCCACAACATCCAGCCCGGCCCGCAGGTCATGACCAGCAACCCCGAGCTGTTCTGGGGCCTGATCGCTTCGATGTGGATCGGCAACGCGATGCTCATCGTGCTCAACCTGCCGCTGATCGGCATGTGGATCAAGCTGCTGACGGTGCCCTACAGGTTCCTGTTCCCGGCGATCGTGCTGTTCTGCGCGATCGGCGTGTACTCGACCAACAACAACACCTTCGACGTCTGGATGGTCGGCGCCTTCGGCTTCATCGGCTACCTGTTCCTCAAGCTCAAGGCCGAGCCGGCGCCGCTGCTGCTGGGCTTCATCCTCGGGCCGATGATGGAGGAGAACCTGCGCCGTGCGCTGCTGCTGTCGCGCGGCACCTGGAGCGTGTTCGTCACGCGGCCGCTGTCCGCCGGCCTGCTGTTGGCGGCCTGCCTGCTGCTGGGCATCGTGCTGCTGCCTTCGATCAAGGCCAAACGCGAAGAGGCCTTTGTGGAGGAGTAG
- a CDS encoding DUF3820 family protein, which yields MNPDDLERLLTREMPFGKYKGRLIADLPGNYLNWFAREGFPEGEIGRLLALMHEIDHNGLKGLLEPLRKRR from the coding sequence ATGAACCCCGATGACCTCGAACGTCTGCTGACCCGCGAGATGCCCTTCGGCAAATACAAGGGCCGGCTGATCGCCGACCTGCCCGGCAACTACCTGAACTGGTTTGCCCGCGAGGGCTTCCCCGAGGGAGAGATCGGCCGCCTGCTGGCGCTGATGCACGAGATCGACCACAACGGGCTCAAGGGGCTGCTGGAGCCGCTTCGCAAGAGGCGCTGA
- a CDS encoding 3-hydroxybutyryl-CoA dehydrogenase — protein sequence MAIHTVGIIGAGTMGNGIAQACAVAGVKVVMVDIAQAAVDKGLSTVAGSLDRLIKKDKLSTAQKDAALALIKGSTNYDELKAAQLVIEAATENHALKLKILQQVDALPPPEAIIASNTSSISITQLAAATSRADRFIGMHFFNPVPMMALVEIIRGYLTSDATHDAVKALAVTLGKSPITVKNAPGFVVNRILVPMINEAFFVLAEGLATAEDIDAGMKLGCNQPIGPLALADMIGLDVCLAVMEVYLEQFGDSKYRPCPLLKEMVAAGQLGRKTGRGVYSY from the coding sequence ATGGCAATCCACACAGTCGGCATCATCGGCGCGGGCACGATGGGCAACGGCATCGCGCAGGCCTGCGCCGTCGCGGGCGTCAAGGTCGTGATGGTCGACATCGCGCAGGCCGCGGTCGACAAGGGCCTCTCGACGGTCGCCGGCAGTCTCGACAGGCTGATCAAGAAGGACAAGCTCAGCACGGCGCAGAAGGATGCCGCGCTGGCGCTGATCAAGGGTTCGACGAACTACGACGAGCTCAAGGCGGCTCAACTCGTGATCGAGGCGGCGACCGAGAACCACGCGCTCAAGCTCAAGATCCTCCAGCAGGTCGATGCCCTGCCCCCGCCCGAAGCGATCATCGCCTCGAACACCTCGTCGATCTCGATCACCCAGCTGGCGGCGGCCACCTCGCGCGCCGACCGCTTCATCGGCATGCACTTCTTCAACCCGGTGCCGATGATGGCGCTGGTCGAGATCATCCGCGGCTACCTCACCAGCGACGCCACGCACGATGCGGTGAAGGCGCTGGCGGTGACGCTGGGCAAGTCGCCGATCACGGTGAAGAACGCGCCCGGCTTCGTGGTCAACCGCATTCTGGTGCCGATGATCAACGAGGCCTTCTTCGTGCTGGCCGAAGGGCTTGCGACGGCCGAGGACATCGACGCCGGCATGAAGCTGGGCTGCAACCAGCCGATCGGGCCGCTGGCACTGGCCGACATGATCGGGCTCGATGTCTGCCTGGCCGTGATGGAGGTCTACCTCGAACAGTTCGGCGACTCCAAGTACCGGCCCTGCCCGCTGCTCAAGGAGATGGTGGCGGCCGGACAGCTGGGCCGCAAGACGGGCCGCGGCGTCTACAGCTACTGA
- a CDS encoding crotonase/enoyl-CoA hydratase family protein, whose translation MTATPTTPPPEGCIDTQVLDHVLLIGINRPTKRNGWTPRMFRELAEAYTRLDDDPALRVGVLHAFGDHFTAGLDLPAVAEYMKRGEKAIPAGLVEPHDYGLPGYRRRSKPMVVAVKGICFTVGIELMLGADIVVAADNCRFSQMEVQRGIMATGGATLRMAERAGLGNAMLHLLTADEFGSAEAFRLNFVQKVVPAGEELDEALRIAQRIAAQAPLAVVATRLNVVKAIEQGPAAAVADFIPVQQRLANSEDAAEGVRSFVERRPSRFSGR comes from the coding sequence ATGACCGCCACGCCCACCACGCCGCCGCCCGAAGGCTGCATCGACACCCAGGTGCTCGACCACGTGCTGCTGATCGGCATCAACCGCCCGACCAAGCGCAACGGCTGGACGCCGCGCATGTTCCGCGAACTGGCCGAGGCCTACACGCGGCTCGACGACGATCCGGCGCTGCGCGTGGGCGTGCTGCACGCATTCGGCGATCACTTCACCGCCGGGCTGGATCTGCCCGCGGTGGCCGAGTACATGAAGCGCGGCGAGAAGGCGATTCCCGCAGGACTGGTCGAGCCGCACGACTACGGCCTGCCCGGCTACCGGCGACGCAGCAAGCCGATGGTGGTGGCGGTCAAGGGGATCTGCTTCACGGTCGGCATCGAGCTGATGCTGGGCGCCGACATCGTGGTCGCGGCCGACAACTGCCGCTTCTCGCAGATGGAAGTGCAGCGCGGCATCATGGCCACCGGCGGCGCGACGCTGCGCATGGCGGAGCGCGCGGGGCTGGGCAACGCCATGCTGCATCTGCTGACGGCCGACGAGTTCGGCAGCGCCGAGGCCTTCCGGCTGAACTTCGTGCAGAAGGTGGTGCCGGCCGGGGAGGAACTCGACGAGGCTTTGCGCATCGCGCAGCGCATCGCGGCGCAGGCGCCGCTGGCGGTGGTGGCGACACGGCTCAATGTAGTGAAGGCGATCGAACAGGGGCCGGCGGCAGCCGTCGCGGATTTCATTCCGGTGCAGCAGCGGCTGGCGAACAGCGAGGATGCGGCCGAAGGGGTACGGTCCTTTGTCGAGCGGAGACCTTCGCGGTTCAGTGGGCGATGA
- a CDS encoding alpha/beta hydrolase — protein sequence MLHPQARALLDLMEQRGVPPTHTLSPADARAFYRERRSVTQPEPGEVAEVRELAATGPHGTIPLRLYRPLGTSRAALLPVLVYYHGGGWVIGDLDTHDTLCRELANLSGCAVVAVDYRMGPEHRFPAAVDDVLAATRWVRKEAGALGLDATRLAVGGDSAGGNLAAVVAIAARDAGDLPIAFQLLIYPATDMRRGHASHTTNGQGYLLTSDSITYFHDHYIADPKHDLEWRASPLLQDKLAGLPPALVLTAGYDPLRDEGLDYARALTAAGNRASYVCFERQIHGFITMGRVLDEANTAVALCAVELRRALTSARR from the coding sequence ATGCTGCACCCTCAAGCCCGCGCGCTGCTCGACCTCATGGAACAGCGCGGCGTCCCGCCGACCCACACCCTGTCGCCGGCCGACGCGCGCGCCTTCTACCGCGAACGGCGCAGCGTCACGCAGCCCGAACCCGGGGAGGTCGCCGAGGTGCGCGAACTCGCCGCGACCGGCCCGCACGGCACGATCCCGCTGCGGCTCTATCGTCCGCTGGGCACGAGCCGTGCGGCGCTGCTGCCGGTGCTGGTCTACTACCACGGCGGCGGCTGGGTTATCGGCGACCTCGACACGCACGACACGCTGTGCCGCGAGCTCGCCAATCTGTCGGGATGCGCCGTGGTCGCCGTCGACTACCGCATGGGTCCGGAGCACCGCTTTCCCGCCGCGGTCGACGACGTGCTCGCCGCCACGCGCTGGGTGCGCAAGGAAGCGGGCGCGCTCGGGCTCGATGCCACCCGGCTCGCGGTCGGCGGCGACAGCGCCGGCGGCAACCTGGCCGCCGTGGTGGCGATCGCGGCGCGCGATGCGGGCGACCTGCCGATCGCGTTCCAGCTGCTGATCTATCCCGCGACCGACATGCGCCGCGGCCACGCGTCGCACACCACCAATGGCCAGGGCTATTTGCTCACCAGCGATTCGATCACGTATTTCCACGACCATTACATCGCCGATCCGAAGCACGACCTCGAGTGGCGTGCCTCGCCGCTGCTGCAAGACAAGCTCGCGGGCCTGCCGCCGGCACTGGTGCTCACCGCCGGCTACGACCCGCTGCGCGACGAGGGGCTGGACTACGCGCGTGCGCTGACCGCGGCCGGCAACCGCGCGAGCTACGTCTGCTTCGAGCGCCAGATCCACGGCTTCATCACGATGGGCCGGGTGCTCGACGAGGCGAACACCGCCGTGGCGCTGTGCGCGGTCGAACTGCGCCGCGCCCTGACCTCCGCTCGCCGCTAA
- a CDS encoding organic hydroperoxide resistance protein yields MVKKLDKVLYTAQSHTIGGRDGAGKTSDDALDVKLSSPGTGKPGTNPEQLFAVGYSACFIGAMKAVGPKIKVKVPDDVAIDASVSLGPTDGGAAYGIAVKLAITLPGLDDAQKKQLVEAAHQVCPYSNATRGNIDVELSIV; encoded by the coding sequence ATGGTCAAGAAACTCGACAAAGTGCTCTACACCGCGCAGTCCCACACCATCGGCGGCCGCGACGGCGCCGGCAAGACCAGCGACGACGCGCTCGACGTCAAGCTCAGCTCGCCCGGCACCGGCAAGCCCGGCACCAACCCCGAGCAGCTGTTCGCGGTCGGCTACTCGGCCTGCTTCATCGGCGCGATGAAGGCGGTCGGTCCCAAGATCAAGGTCAAGGTGCCGGACGACGTGGCCATCGACGCCAGCGTTTCCCTCGGCCCGACGGACGGCGGCGCGGCCTACGGCATCGCGGTCAAGCTCGCGATCACGCTGCCGGGCCTGGACGATGCGCAGAAGAAGCAGCTGGTCGAGGCCGCGCACCAGGTGTGCCCGTACTCGAACGCCACGCGCGGCAACATCGACGTCGAACTCTCGATCGTCTGA
- the purT gene encoding formate-dependent phosphoribosylglycinamide formyltransferase: MTTLGTPLSPSATRVMLLGSGELGKEVLIALQRLGVETIAVDRYENAPGQQVAHHARTLTMSDPVQLKALIEAERPLLVVPEIEAIATPVLQQLEDAGVVRVIPTARAARLTMDREGIRRLAAETLGVPTSPYKFCDSLAQLQAAIDEGIGYPCIVKPVMSSSGKGQSKIDGPADVQKAWDCAMAGGRVSHGRVIVEGFIDFDYEITLLTVRALDEAGAVQTRFCEPIGHLQVHGDYVESWQPHPMAPAALQKAQQIAQAVTADLGGQGLFGVELFVKCEQVWFSEVSPRPHDTGLVTLATQWQNEFELHARAILGLPVDTTLKSAGASAVVYGGVDAAGIVFDGVADALRVPGTDVRLFGKPESFVKRRMGVAVAHAADIDTARRNAKEAASRIRPRRA; the protein is encoded by the coding sequence ATGACCACCCTCGGCACCCCCTTGTCTCCTTCCGCCACCCGTGTGATGCTGCTCGGCTCGGGCGAGCTCGGCAAGGAAGTGCTGATCGCGCTGCAGCGCCTCGGCGTCGAAACCATCGCGGTCGACCGCTACGAGAATGCGCCGGGCCAGCAGGTGGCGCACCATGCGCGCACCCTCACGATGAGCGATCCCGTGCAGCTGAAAGCGCTGATCGAGGCCGAGCGGCCGCTGCTGGTGGTGCCCGAGATCGAGGCCATCGCCACGCCGGTGCTGCAGCAGCTCGAGGATGCCGGCGTGGTGCGCGTGATCCCGACCGCGCGCGCCGCGCGCCTCACGATGGACCGCGAAGGCATTCGCCGCCTGGCCGCCGAGACGCTGGGCGTGCCGACCAGCCCCTACAAGTTCTGCGATTCGCTGGCCCAGCTGCAGGCGGCGATCGACGAAGGCATCGGCTATCCCTGCATCGTCAAGCCCGTGATGAGCAGCTCGGGCAAGGGCCAGAGCAAGATCGACGGGCCGGCCGACGTCCAGAAGGCCTGGGACTGTGCGATGGCCGGGGGCCGGGTGAGCCACGGCCGCGTGATCGTCGAGGGCTTCATCGATTTCGACTACGAGATCACGCTGCTCACGGTGCGCGCGCTCGACGAGGCCGGCGCCGTGCAGACCCGCTTCTGCGAGCCCATCGGCCACCTGCAGGTCCATGGCGACTATGTCGAGAGCTGGCAGCCGCATCCGATGGCGCCGGCCGCGCTGCAAAAGGCGCAGCAGATCGCGCAGGCGGTGACGGCCGATCTCGGCGGGCAGGGACTCTTCGGCGTCGAGCTGTTCGTCAAGTGCGAGCAGGTCTGGTTCAGCGAGGTCAGCCCGCGGCCGCACGACACCGGCCTGGTGACCCTGGCGACCCAGTGGCAGAACGAGTTCGAGCTGCATGCGCGCGCGATCCTCGGCCTGCCGGTCGACACCACGCTCAAGAGCGCGGGCGCGAGCGCCGTGGTCTACGGCGGCGTGGATGCGGCCGGCATCGTCTTCGACGGCGTGGCCGATGCGCTGCGCGTGCCCGGCACCGATGTGCGCCTGTTCGGCAAGCCCGAGAGCTTCGTCAAGCGCCGCATGGGCGTGGCGGTGGCGCATGCGGCCGACATCGACACCGCGCGCCGCAATGCCAAGGAAGCCGCGTCGCGCATCCGCCCTCGCCGGGCCTGA
- a CDS encoding DUF2855 family protein, with protein sequence MSTIELQIRKDDLSITRLHEADDTRLADGQVRVRIDSFALTANNITYAAFGEAMNYWQFYPTGEDGWGTIPVWGFATVTHSLHPGVAVGELLYGYFPMASAVVLTPERLSPERFADGTAHRAALPAVYNQYFRSQADPLYTAGTEDIQALLRPLFITSWLIDDFFADNDFFGADPGVALLSSASSKTAYGTAFQLAQRDGIEVVGLTSAANKAFCESLGCYERVLAYEELDQLAADMPCVYIDFAGNGALRHAVHTRFTRLKYSASIGGAHVDQLAPSGAGRDLPGPRATLFFAPAQIKKRSAEWGAERFGERMALAWNAFTTQVTDPRAPWLRVEHHHGAAAVQAAYAAVRSGRGDPRSGHILSLSRG encoded by the coding sequence ATGAGCACCATCGAACTGCAGATCCGCAAGGACGATCTCTCGATCACTCGCCTTCACGAGGCCGATGACACGCGCCTGGCCGACGGCCAGGTCCGCGTGCGGATCGACAGCTTCGCCCTCACGGCCAACAACATCACCTACGCCGCCTTCGGCGAGGCCATGAACTACTGGCAGTTCTACCCGACCGGCGAAGACGGCTGGGGCACCATCCCCGTGTGGGGTTTCGCGACCGTCACGCACTCGCTGCATCCGGGCGTCGCGGTCGGCGAGCTCCTGTACGGCTACTTCCCGATGGCCTCGGCGGTCGTGCTCACGCCCGAGCGCCTGTCGCCGGAGCGCTTCGCCGACGGCACCGCCCACCGCGCCGCGCTGCCCGCGGTCTACAACCAGTATTTCCGCAGCCAGGCCGACCCGCTCTACACCGCCGGCACCGAAGACATCCAGGCGCTGCTGCGCCCGCTCTTCATCACCTCGTGGCTGATCGACGACTTCTTCGCCGACAACGATTTCTTCGGCGCCGATCCCGGCGTCGCGTTGCTCTCGAGCGCATCGAGCAAGACCGCCTACGGCACCGCCTTCCAGCTCGCGCAGCGCGACGGCATCGAAGTGGTCGGCCTGACCTCGGCCGCCAACAAGGCCTTCTGCGAATCGCTGGGCTGCTACGAGCGCGTGCTGGCCTACGAGGAACTCGACCAGCTGGCGGCCGACATGCCGTGCGTCTACATCGACTTCGCCGGCAATGGCGCGCTGCGGCACGCCGTGCACACGCGCTTCACCCGGTTGAAATACAGCGCCTCGATCGGCGGCGCGCACGTGGACCAGCTCGCGCCCAGCGGCGCGGGCCGCGACCTGCCCGGCCCGCGCGCCACGCTCTTCTTTGCGCCGGCGCAGATCAAGAAGCGCAGCGCCGAATGGGGCGCAGAGCGCTTCGGCGAACGCATGGCGCTGGCGTGGAACGCCTTCACCACGCAGGTGACGGATCCACGCGCGCCCTGGCTGCGCGTCGAGCACCATCACGGCGCTGCGGCGGTGCAGGCGGCCTACGCGGCGGTGCGCTCGGGCCGCGGCGATCCGCGCAGCGGCCACATCCTTTCGCTCTCGCGCGGCTGA
- a CDS encoding MarR family winged helix-turn-helix transcriptional regulator, whose product MRTQPPSTDEMLRLDNQLCFAVYSASLAMTKLYKPLLDKLHLTYPQYLVMLVLWERDGLMVSELGERLSLDSGTLTPLLKRLEASGLVARIRDVDDERRVRVTLTAAGRKLKARAAGVPGCLMAATQCSVPELIALTQQIQTLRDRVKAA is encoded by the coding sequence ATGCGCACCCAGCCCCCATCGACCGACGAGATGCTCCGGCTCGACAACCAGCTCTGCTTCGCGGTCTACTCCGCCTCGCTGGCGATGACCAAGCTCTACAAGCCGCTGCTCGACAAGCTCCATCTCACCTACCCGCAATACCTCGTGATGCTGGTGCTGTGGGAGCGCGACGGGCTCATGGTGTCCGAGCTCGGCGAGCGACTCTCGCTCGATTCGGGCACGCTCACGCCCTTGCTCAAGCGGCTCGAAGCCAGCGGCCTGGTGGCGCGCATCCGCGATGTCGATGACGAGCGCCGGGTCCGCGTCACCCTCACCGCCGCGGGCCGCAAGCTCAAGGCGCGCGCCGCCGGCGTGCCGGGCTGCCTGATGGCCGCCACGCAGTGCTCGGTGCCCGAACTCATCGCCCTCACGCAGCAGATCCAGACCCTGCGCGATCGCGTCAAGGCTGCCTAG
- a CDS encoding RNA recognition motif domain-containing protein has protein sequence MGKKLYVGNLAYSVRDNDLEQAFAAYGSVASAKVMMERDSGRSKGFGFVEMGTDAEALAAIEGLNGQSLDGRSLTVNEARPMEPRSPGGFGGGGGGRSGGGGGYGGGGGGGGYGGGGGGGGNRSGGGGYGGGGGGRGGY, from the coding sequence ATGGGCAAGAAACTCTACGTAGGCAACCTCGCTTACTCCGTGCGCGACAACGATCTGGAGCAGGCTTTCGCCGCTTACGGCTCGGTCGCCAGCGCCAAGGTCATGATGGAACGCGACAGCGGTCGCTCCAAGGGCTTCGGCTTCGTCGAAATGGGCACCGATGCGGAAGCACTCGCTGCCATCGAAGGCCTGAACGGCCAATCGCTCGACGGCCGCAGCCTGACCGTCAATGAAGCCCGTCCGATGGAGCCCCGTTCGCCCGGCGGCTTCGGCGGTGGTGGTGGTGGCCGCAGCGGCGGTGGCGGCGGCTACGGTGGTGGCGGCGGCGGCGGTGGTTACGGCGGCGGCGGCGGTGGTGGCGGCAATCGCAGCGGCGGTGGCGGCTACGGCGGCGGCGGCGGTGGCCGCGGCGGCTACTAA
- a CDS encoding DEAD/DEAH box helicase has translation MPFHSLGLDPALVRAATDKGYAAPTAIQAEAIPAILQGRDLLGAAQTGSGKTAAFALPLLQRVAAGGRHAPRRLRALILVPTRELAAQVGESMRGLAQHLTAPPRIAVAFGGVSINPQMMALRGGADIMVATPGRLLDLIDHRAVRLDAVDMLVLDEADRLFDLGFADELGRVLALLPARRQNLLFSATFPPAIQSFAEALLHDPVRVEVQSEAAGQPDIAQRAIEVDPGRRTQLLRHLVRDEGWARVLVFVATKHAAEIVADKLRKADIHAEPFHGLLSQGKRTQVLADFKASRVQVVIATDLAARGIDVVQLPAVVNYDLARSAVDHVHRIGRTGRAGERGVAVSFVSGATDAHFRLIEKRQGLNVPREQVPGFEPVEAAPPADKGTGGIKGKRPSKKDKLRAAAAR, from the coding sequence ATGCCATTCCATTCCCTGGGCCTCGACCCCGCCCTGGTGCGCGCCGCCACCGACAAAGGCTATGCCGCGCCCACGGCCATCCAGGCCGAAGCCATCCCCGCGATTCTGCAGGGCCGCGATCTGCTCGGCGCAGCGCAGACCGGCTCGGGCAAGACGGCGGCCTTCGCGCTGCCGCTGCTGCAACGCGTGGCGGCCGGGGGCCGGCACGCGCCGCGCCGGCTGCGTGCGCTGATCCTCGTGCCCACGCGTGAACTCGCGGCGCAGGTCGGCGAGTCGATGCGCGGTCTCGCGCAGCACCTGACGGCGCCGCCCAGGATCGCGGTCGCCTTCGGCGGCGTCTCCATCAATCCGCAGATGATGGCGCTGCGCGGCGGCGCGGACATCATGGTCGCCACGCCGGGCCGCCTGCTGGACCTGATCGACCATCGCGCAGTGCGGCTGGACGCGGTGGACATGCTGGTGCTGGACGAGGCCGACCGCCTGTTCGACCTCGGCTTTGCCGACGAACTCGGGCGCGTCCTCGCGCTGCTTCCCGCGCGGCGGCAGAACCTGCTGTTCTCGGCGACCTTCCCGCCGGCGATCCAGTCCTTCGCCGAGGCCTTGCTGCACGACCCCGTGCGGGTCGAGGTGCAGTCCGAAGCGGCCGGGCAACCCGACATCGCCCAGCGCGCGATCGAGGTCGATCCCGGACGCCGCACGCAGCTGCTGCGCCATCTGGTCCGGGACGAGGGCTGGGCGCGGGTGCTGGTCTTCGTCGCCACCAAGCATGCGGCCGAGATCGTGGCCGACAAGCTGCGCAAGGCCGACATCCATGCCGAGCCCTTTCACGGCCTGCTCAGCCAGGGCAAGCGCACGCAGGTGCTCGCCGACTTCAAGGCCTCGCGCGTGCAGGTGGTGATCGCCACCGACCTCGCTGCGCGCGGCATCGACGTCGTGCAGCTGCCGGCGGTGGTGAACTACGACCTCGCGCGCTCGGCGGTCGACCATGTGCACCGCATCGGCCGCACCGGGCGGGCCGGGGAGCGCGGTGTCGCCGTCAGCTTCGTCAGCGGCGCGACCGACGCGCATTTCAGGTTGATCGAGAAACGCCAGGGCCTGAACGTGCCGCGCGAGCAGGTGCCGGGCTTCGAGCCCGTCGAGGCCGCGCCGCCCGCCGACAAGGGCACGGGCGGCATCAAGGGCAAGCGTCCGAGCAAGAAGGACAAGCTGCGCGCCGCGGCCGCGCGCTGA
- a CDS encoding tripartite tricarboxylate transporter TctB family protein, translating into MRIKSQADFFSGVMFAAVGGAFAVGATTYNIGDGARMGPGYFPLMLGILLAILGAAIMFQGLVVEALDGGKIGKWAWRPLAFVLGANLAFGVLLGGLPSIGLPAMGMILAIYALTLISSLAGEQFKLRDVLVLATILAAGSYVAFIWALKLQIQVWPTFITG; encoded by the coding sequence ATGCGCATCAAGAGTCAGGCCGACTTCTTTTCAGGAGTCATGTTCGCTGCGGTCGGGGGCGCCTTCGCCGTCGGCGCCACCACCTACAACATCGGGGACGGCGCCCGCATGGGGCCCGGTTACTTTCCGCTCATGCTGGGGATCCTGCTGGCGATCCTCGGCGCGGCGATCATGTTCCAGGGGCTGGTGGTCGAGGCCCTCGACGGCGGAAAGATCGGCAAATGGGCCTGGAGGCCGCTGGCCTTCGTGCTCGGCGCCAACCTCGCGTTCGGCGTGCTGCTCGGCGGATTGCCGAGCATCGGCCTGCCGGCCATGGGGATGATCCTCGCGATCTACGCACTGACCCTCATCTCGAGCCTGGCCGGTGAGCAGTTCAAGCTGCGCGACGTGCTGGTGCTCGCGACCATCCTGGCAGCAGGCAGCTACGTGGCCTTCATCTGGGCGCTCAAGCTGCAGATCCAGGTCTGGCCGACCTTCATCACGGGTTGA